A section of the Gloeobacter violaceus PCC 7421 genome encodes:
- a CDS encoding CTP synthase, translating into MTKYVFVTGGVVSSIGKGIVAASLGRLLKSRGYSVTILKLDPYINVDPGTMSPFQHGEVFVTNDGAETDLDLGHYERFTDTDVSKLNNVTTGSIYQSVINKERRGDYMGGTVQVIPHITNEIKERIRRVAHDTNPDVVIVEVGGTVGDIESLPFLEAIRQFRKDVGRENVLYIHVTYILHIPTAGEMKTKPTQHSVKELRSIGIQPDILVCRSDRPLSVGIKDKISEFCDVPVRAVITCQDAQTIYAVPLNLEREGLAHQAITLLGLEQRQPDLRDWEILVDRICNPSRAVTIAIVGKYVRLSDAYISVVEALRHAAVALDAEVKVEWVSAEAVEERGAGYFLNNVDGAVVPGGFGSRGIDGKVSAIEFSRGHRLPFLGLCLGMQCSVIEWARHTAGLAANSTEFDPQTPNPVISLLPEQADVVDLGGTMRLGLWPCRLQEGTLAHRLYGETLVYERHRHRYEFNNAYRKAIIEAGFQISGASPDERLVEIIELADHPYFIATQFHPEFKSRPNKPHPLFFGLVRAALERKETERLPASPAPVPLPSAV; encoded by the coding sequence ATGACAAAGTATGTATTCGTAACGGGCGGTGTCGTGTCCTCGATCGGCAAAGGCATCGTCGCCGCTTCCCTAGGCCGTCTGCTCAAATCGCGGGGCTACTCGGTGACGATCCTCAAGCTCGATCCGTACATCAACGTCGATCCGGGCACGATGAGCCCGTTTCAGCACGGCGAGGTGTTCGTCACCAACGACGGCGCCGAGACCGACCTGGACCTGGGCCATTACGAGCGATTCACCGATACCGACGTCTCCAAGCTCAACAACGTCACCACCGGCTCGATTTACCAGAGTGTGATCAACAAAGAACGCCGGGGCGACTACATGGGCGGCACGGTCCAGGTCATCCCCCACATCACCAACGAGATCAAAGAGCGCATCCGCCGGGTGGCCCACGACACCAACCCGGACGTGGTGATTGTCGAGGTGGGCGGCACCGTGGGCGATATCGAGTCGCTGCCGTTTCTGGAGGCGATCCGCCAGTTTCGCAAGGACGTCGGCCGCGAGAACGTGCTCTATATTCACGTCACCTATATCCTGCACATCCCGACCGCGGGCGAGATGAAGACCAAGCCCACCCAGCACTCGGTCAAAGAATTGCGCTCGATCGGTATCCAGCCGGATATTCTGGTCTGCCGCTCCGACCGGCCTCTCAGCGTCGGGATCAAAGACAAGATTTCTGAATTTTGCGATGTGCCGGTGCGGGCGGTGATCACCTGCCAGGACGCCCAGACCATTTACGCCGTGCCCCTCAATCTGGAGCGCGAAGGGCTCGCCCATCAGGCGATCACGCTTTTGGGCCTCGAGCAGCGCCAGCCGGACCTGCGCGATTGGGAAATTCTGGTCGACCGCATCTGCAACCCGTCGCGCGCGGTGACCATCGCCATCGTCGGCAAGTACGTGCGGCTCTCGGACGCCTATATCTCGGTGGTCGAAGCGCTCAGGCACGCCGCGGTCGCCCTCGACGCCGAAGTCAAAGTCGAATGGGTCTCAGCCGAAGCGGTCGAGGAGCGCGGAGCCGGTTATTTTCTGAACAACGTCGATGGGGCGGTGGTGCCGGGGGGCTTCGGTTCGCGCGGCATCGACGGCAAAGTGAGCGCTATCGAGTTTTCCCGCGGGCACCGATTGCCCTTCTTGGGCCTGTGTCTCGGCATGCAGTGCTCGGTGATCGAGTGGGCGCGCCACACCGCCGGGCTTGCCGCCAACAGCACCGAGTTCGACCCGCAGACCCCCAACCCGGTCATTTCACTGCTCCCCGAGCAGGCGGACGTGGTGGATCTAGGCGGCACGATGCGCCTGGGGCTCTGGCCCTGCCGTCTGCAGGAAGGCACCCTGGCCCACCGCCTCTACGGCGAGACGCTGGTCTACGAGCGTCACCGCCACCGCTACGAGTTCAACAACGCCTACCGCAAGGCGATTATCGAAGCGGGCTTCCAGATCAGCGGCGCCTCCCCCGACGAGCGCCTCGTCGAAATCATCGAACTGGCCGATCACCCCTACTTCATCGCCACCCAGTTTCACCCCGAGTTCAAGTCGCGGCCCAACAAACCCCACCCGCTCTTTTTCGGTCTGGTGCGCGCCGCCCTCGAGCGCAAGGAGACAGAACGGCTACCCGCCAGTCCGGCACCGGTCCCGCTGCCGTCCGCGGTTTGA
- a CDS encoding class I SAM-dependent methyltransferase, with product MEELLLLDQLRRQYDQTPYPKVAIESVHDRDSLWLHSFITPYYRRHRRLPPSGVPLRILDAGCGSGYTSLALAQANPGAQLVCLDLSAASLAVACERLAFHGFTDVEFHDLPIERVGELGRHFDLINCDEVLYLLPEPGVGLAALTGALAPDGILRANLHSAYARAAVFRAQRVFQMMGLTNGTPGEAEMELVRSTMDALNNSTHLKIDTWVPTIHLHDDLEWYQLNYLLAGDKGYTVPEVFALLAGANLEFISMVLWPTWDVRCLFRDPDRLPPLFAERLADKSPVERLHLYELIHSPHRLIDFWCAHAAQQPAAAKPPALEHNPHLHLHPQLRTDSLRERLEQALGEGKSFELQQHIRFPFGEPLPDAQMAGCLRPLWDGPMELERFERHWLEFARVTGQPEPAGRPGASRRFAAAAESLLYLLFESI from the coding sequence ATGGAAGAACTGTTGCTGCTTGACCAGCTGCGCCGGCAGTACGACCAGACACCCTACCCAAAAGTCGCCATCGAAAGCGTCCACGACCGCGACTCCCTGTGGCTGCACAGCTTCATCACCCCCTACTACCGACGCCACCGGCGGCTACCCCCGAGCGGCGTCCCCCTACGCATCCTGGATGCGGGCTGCGGCAGCGGTTACACCTCCCTGGCGCTCGCCCAGGCCAACCCGGGGGCGCAGCTGGTCTGCCTGGATCTCTCGGCGGCCTCCCTCGCGGTGGCCTGCGAACGGCTCGCCTTTCACGGCTTCACGGATGTCGAATTCCACGATCTGCCCATCGAGCGGGTGGGAGAGTTGGGTCGGCACTTCGACTTGATCAACTGCGACGAAGTGCTCTATTTGCTGCCGGAACCGGGGGTGGGGCTTGCCGCCCTCACGGGGGCGCTCGCCCCGGACGGCATCCTGCGCGCCAACTTGCACAGCGCCTACGCGCGGGCGGCGGTCTTTCGCGCCCAACGGGTCTTCCAGATGATGGGGCTTACCAATGGCACACCGGGCGAAGCGGAGATGGAACTGGTGCGCTCGACGATGGACGCCCTCAACAACAGTACCCACCTCAAAATCGACACCTGGGTGCCCACCATCCACCTGCACGACGACTTGGAATGGTACCAGCTCAACTATCTGCTCGCAGGCGACAAGGGCTACACCGTGCCGGAGGTGTTCGCTCTGCTCGCCGGGGCAAACCTCGAATTTATCAGCATGGTGCTCTGGCCGACCTGGGACGTGCGCTGTTTGTTTCGCGATCCCGACCGCCTGCCGCCGCTGTTTGCCGAACGGTTGGCGGACAAATCGCCGGTAGAACGGCTGCACCTGTACGAACTCATCCACAGCCCCCACCGGCTCATCGACTTCTGGTGCGCCCACGCCGCTCAGCAGCCCGCCGCGGCCAAACCGCCTGCCCTGGAGCACAACCCGCACCTGCACCTGCATCCGCAGTTGCGCACGGACAGCCTGCGCGAACGCCTGGAGCAAGCGCTCGGCGAGGGCAAATCTTTTGAGTTGCAGCAGCATATTCGCTTTCCCTTCGGCGAACCGCTCCCCGATGCGCAGATGGCGGGCTGCCTGCGGCCGCTGTGGGATGGGCCGATGGAACTGGAGCGCTTCGAGCGCCACTGGCTTGAATTTGCCCGCGTCACGGGCCAACCGGAGCCGGCCGGCCGGCCGGGAGCGTCCCGCCGCTTCGCCGCGGCGGCGGAAAGCTTACTGTATCTGCTTTTCGAATCCATCTGA
- a CDS encoding NAD(P)H-quinone oxidoreductase subunit M: MLKSTTRHVHIFAADIRNDNFIASDTKLTLDVDPDNEFIWNDPALQKVYSEFDRLVAAYTGLALTEYNLRRIGSDLENFIRGLLQQGEIAYNLDSRVLNFSMGRPQVRGPGQIENRPGQ; this comes from the coding sequence ATGTTGAAGTCCACCACCCGCCACGTCCACATCTTTGCTGCCGACATCCGCAACGACAATTTCATCGCAAGCGACACCAAGCTCACCCTCGATGTCGATCCGGACAACGAATTTATCTGGAACGACCCGGCGCTGCAAAAGGTTTACAGTGAGTTCGATCGGCTGGTCGCCGCCTACACTGGCCTGGCCCTCACCGAGTACAACCTGCGTCGCATCGGTTCGGATCTTGAAAATTTTATCCGCGGCCTTTTGCAGCAGGGCGAAATCGCCTACAACCTCGACAGCCGCGTACTCAACTTCAGCATGGGCCGTCCGCAGGTCAGAGGCCCCGGCCAGATTGAAAACCGCCCCGGCCAATAG
- a CDS encoding Uma2 family endonuclease, with amino-acid sequence MQEARQTRGPILDSGDHLTRPEFERRYRQMPHLKKAELVEGVVFVPSPVRIGSHGRPHAHVVGWLTLYCAATPGVDIGDNATVRLDLDNEPQPDALLRLEGGTSTISVDGHVEGPPELVAEIAASSASYDLHEKLRAYQRNGVQEYLVWRVEDRQIDWFTLQDGRYVLLPVDDESVIRSRVFPGLWLCVSALLNGELGTVFDWLQRGLQDRSYKEY; translated from the coding sequence ATGCAGGAAGCGCGCCAAACCAGAGGTCCGATTCTCGACAGCGGCGATCACCTGACTCGTCCCGAATTCGAACGGCGCTACCGGCAGATGCCCCATCTGAAAAAGGCGGAACTCGTCGAAGGAGTCGTCTTTGTGCCATCGCCCGTCCGCATTGGCAGTCATGGCCGACCGCACGCCCACGTAGTCGGCTGGCTGACGCTGTATTGCGCGGCCACACCCGGCGTGGATATCGGCGACAACGCCACGGTGCGCCTGGATCTCGACAATGAGCCTCAGCCGGACGCTCTGCTGCGCCTTGAAGGCGGCACCTCGACCATTAGCGTCGACGGACACGTGGAAGGCCCGCCGGAACTGGTTGCCGAGATTGCCGCAAGCAGTGCCTCCTACGATCTGCACGAAAAGTTGCGCGCCTACCAGCGTAATGGGGTGCAGGAGTATCTGGTCTGGCGTGTCGAAGACAGGCAAATCGATTGGTTTACCTTACAAGATGGCCGTTATGTTCTGTTGCCTGTCGATGATGAATCCGTCATCCGAAGCCGGGTTTTCCCAGGGCTATGGCTGTGTGTTTCGGCGCTGTTGAACGGTGAACTTGGAACTGTTTTTGATTGGCTGCAACGCGGTCTACAAGACCGAAGCTACAAAGAATATTAA
- a CDS encoding S41 family peptidase: MARQCWNRWTGWWWGLCLCATGMPVFAQGEPQLPAATEPPRIAASRYQAGADLQTVVALLQQQALDEGGRTASLSSERSYRELVVAQETEGKGRDPKLVEYEVITKVLGKYGAKGDALLTPEQLQRERQRDRASVSVTPVGEGIAQVQLASIGFGSASQVSQALHQADHSRGVILDLRGAGGEDAQSVADTARLFFPTGASPLVQTVGARDSVRRWDSKVRAVAVDLPVVVLIDKKTRAGAEALAAQLGRTGRAQVLGTRTAGSDLFSESFALPSGAAVRLVTGRWRTGDGRGLAEGVEPTEPSGTDPLPRAVELLASQPGRPLKPTVFPARGEIGDKTLGFNAGTGDLGLAGAVEYFRGGESNAMRPSDELKIWFVPDYIVLNYKPSSSLLNFFADRIYSTAANTVTDKGIRIGSGYNDILEAYGNPGTGGYNELFPFPERSRANRPDRYYVNYDAIGVSFGLETGTNVVREIGIYKPGS, encoded by the coding sequence ATGGCGAGACAGTGCTGGAACCGCTGGACGGGCTGGTGGTGGGGATTATGCTTGTGCGCAACGGGGATGCCGGTGTTTGCCCAGGGTGAGCCGCAACTGCCCGCGGCCACCGAGCCGCCGCGTATCGCCGCAAGCCGCTACCAGGCGGGGGCGGATCTGCAGACGGTGGTGGCGCTGTTGCAGCAGCAGGCCCTCGATGAGGGGGGGCGCACGGCGTCCCTCAGCAGCGAGCGCAGCTACCGCGAACTGGTGGTCGCCCAGGAGACCGAGGGCAAGGGCCGCGATCCGAAGCTGGTCGAGTACGAGGTGATCACCAAGGTGCTCGGCAAGTACGGCGCCAAGGGCGACGCGCTGCTGACGCCTGAGCAGTTGCAGCGCGAGCGCCAGCGCGATCGGGCGAGTGTGTCGGTGACACCGGTGGGCGAAGGCATTGCCCAGGTGCAGCTCGCCTCCATTGGGTTCGGTTCTGCCTCCCAGGTGAGCCAGGCACTGCATCAGGCGGACCACAGCCGCGGGGTGATCCTTGATCTGCGTGGAGCCGGCGGCGAGGATGCCCAGTCGGTGGCGGATACAGCCCGGCTCTTTTTCCCGACCGGCGCTTCGCCGCTGGTGCAGACGGTCGGGGCGCGCGACAGCGTCCGGCGCTGGGACAGCAAAGTGCGGGCAGTGGCCGTCGATCTGCCGGTGGTGGTGCTCATCGACAAAAAGACGCGGGCCGGGGCGGAGGCGCTTGCCGCCCAACTCGGGCGCACCGGCCGCGCCCAGGTGCTGGGCACGCGCACGGCGGGGTCGGATCTGTTCAGCGAAAGTTTTGCGCTGCCCAGTGGGGCGGCGGTGCGGTTGGTGACCGGCCGCTGGCGCACCGGCGACGGTCGCGGCCTGGCCGAGGGAGTCGAGCCCACCGAACCGAGCGGCACAGACCCGCTGCCGCGGGCGGTCGAATTGCTCGCCTCCCAGCCGGGCCGGCCCCTGAAGCCCACGGTATTCCCGGCGCGCGGCGAAATCGGTGATAAAACCCTCGGATTCAACGCCGGCACGGGCGATCTGGGCCTGGCCGGGGCGGTCGAGTACTTCCGCGGCGGCGAGAGCAACGCCATGCGCCCGAGCGACGAGCTAAAAATCTGGTTTGTCCCGGACTACATCGTCCTCAACTACAAGCCGTCCTCGTCGCTACTCAACTTTTTTGCCGACCGCATCTATTCGACCGCCGCGAACACCGTCACCGACAAGGGCATCCGCATCGGTTCGGGCTACAACGACATCCTCGAAGCCTACGGCAATCCGGGCACCGGCGGGTACAACGAACTGTTTCCGTTTCCGGAGCGCTCCCGGGCCAACCGCCCGGACCGCTACTACGTCAATTACGATGCCATTGGAGTAAGTTTCGGCCTGGAGACCGGCACCAATGTCGTGCGTGAAATCGGCATCTACAAACCCGGCAGTTAA
- a CDS encoding class I SAM-dependent methyltransferase: protein MGHDAEHLERVRAQYDTAPYPRIPLHHAHSEDTAMLYLHNLMTPYYLRNQRVVSGAGKRILDAGCGSGFTSLALAQANPGARIVGIDLSERSVAVARERLAFHGFKSAEFHALPIERVGELGEDFDLINCDEVLYLLPDPGVGLAALTGALAPDGILRANLHSAYARAPVFRAQKFFQTLGLAGHRDEAEEIALARQTMERMNDGAQLKKDAWTPFASLHDDSEWYRMNYLLVGDKGFTIPETFAMLADCGLELVNMLLWPTWELRHWFKSGQPPPLVAAQIGKLTTAERLHLSELIHSSHRLIDFWCGHAGQSRHRDPMETWDAGDFAASVLHLHPQLATERLKQFLLDCLEAGEPFNFNQHMRVPYGDPIVIDGMEAALLPLWDGPQPYAEFERHWVRLAVRRTTVARPVFEHTARGELRRFVRRMESLAYLMVEPVG from the coding sequence ATGGGCCACGATGCCGAGCACCTGGAGCGCGTGCGCGCCCAGTACGACACCGCTCCCTACCCGCGCATCCCGCTGCACCACGCCCACAGCGAGGACACCGCCATGCTCTACCTGCACAACTTGATGACGCCCTACTACTTGCGCAACCAGCGCGTCGTCTCGGGTGCCGGTAAACGCATTCTCGATGCCGGGTGCGGCAGCGGCTTCACCAGCCTGGCCCTTGCCCAGGCCAATCCGGGGGCACGCATCGTCGGTATCGACCTCTCGGAGCGCTCGGTGGCGGTCGCCCGCGAGCGCCTCGCTTTTCACGGCTTTAAAAGCGCCGAGTTTCACGCGCTGCCCATCGAGCGGGTGGGGGAGCTGGGCGAGGATTTCGACTTGATCAACTGCGACGAAGTGCTCTATTTGCTGCCGGATCCGGGGGTGGGGCTTGCCGCCCTCACGGGGGCGCTCGCCCCGGACGGCATCCTGCGCGCCAACTTGCACAGCGCCTACGCCCGCGCGCCGGTTTTTCGCGCCCAGAAATTTTTCCAGACCCTGGGGCTTGCGGGTCACAGGGACGAAGCGGAGGAAATCGCCCTGGCGCGTCAGACCATGGAGCGGATGAACGACGGTGCCCAGCTCAAAAAGGACGCCTGGACACCCTTTGCGAGTCTGCACGACGACAGCGAATGGTACCGGATGAATTATCTGCTGGTGGGCGACAAAGGCTTTACGATTCCCGAGACCTTCGCGATGCTCGCCGATTGCGGCCTCGAACTGGTCAATATGCTCCTGTGGCCCACCTGGGAGCTGCGCCACTGGTTCAAAAGCGGCCAGCCGCCGCCCCTGGTCGCCGCCCAGATTGGCAAACTGACCACCGCCGAGCGGCTGCACCTGAGCGAACTCATCCACAGCTCCCACCGGCTCATCGATTTCTGGTGCGGCCATGCCGGACAAAGCCGTCACCGCGATCCTATGGAAACCTGGGATGCGGGCGACTTTGCCGCGTCCGTGCTGCATCTGCACCCGCAGCTTGCCACCGAAAGGCTCAAGCAATTTCTGCTCGACTGCCTGGAGGCAGGGGAACCCTTCAACTTCAACCAGCACATGCGGGTGCCCTACGGCGATCCGATTGTCATCGACGGCATGGAGGCAGCGCTGTTGCCCCTGTGGGACGGCCCCCAGCCCTACGCCGAATTCGAGCGGCACTGGGTGCGCCTCGCGGTGCGCAGGACCACCGTCGCCCGCCCCGTCTTCGAGCACACCGCCCGCGGCGAGTTGCGCCGCTTTGTGCGCCGGATGGAGAGCCTGGCCTATTTGATGGTGGAACCTGTGGGATGA
- a CDS encoding 2Fe-2S iron-sulfur cluster-binding protein, with translation MPQVKIFGKTYTCAQGANLRQFLLEQNVPLYNGPSSLINCHGLGTCGTCAVGIAGPVSEPGGREKFRLGLPPHKGVEGGRRLACQVTVLGDIEVTKYEGIWGEGARPVDDRVSAS, from the coding sequence ATGCCACAAGTCAAAATTTTCGGCAAGACCTACACCTGCGCCCAGGGAGCCAACCTCCGCCAGTTTTTGCTCGAGCAGAACGTGCCTCTGTACAACGGCCCGTCGTCCCTGATCAACTGCCATGGCCTCGGCACCTGCGGCACCTGTGCTGTGGGTATCGCCGGGCCGGTCTCAGAACCGGGCGGCCGGGAGAAGTTTCGTCTCGGACTGCCCCCGCACAAAGGCGTCGAAGGCGGGCGGCGGCTCGCCTGCCAGGTGACGGTCCTGGGGGACATCGAAGTGACCAAGTACGAAGGGATATGGGGCGAAGGTGCAAGACCCGTCGACGACCGCGTCTCGGCGTCGTAA
- a CDS encoding glycosyltransferase family 4 protein, which produces MKVALVHEYLIKQGGSENVVEALKGLFPEAPIYTSYFGAATMPERWRRYDVRPSFLQKLPLGGSTSYQRRLQYVLPLMPAAYESFDLREFDVVISSSHAFAKGVLTRQDALHLSYIHTPTRYLWDMTWEYQRDFRVPLVGALMPLVLSALRTWDFQAAQRPDHLMANSRYVQQRIAKFYRRPSTVIYPPVDTQFFQPVAAPSLDYYLAAGRFVPYKRLDLAIEAFNRLGLPLWVAGEGPDLGRLRAKARPNVVFLPYQPPKQLAELFANCRALIFPGEEDFGIVPVEVQACGRPVVAYGRGGATETVADGESGVLFGEQTVEALVAAVERCEQTRWWPERIRARAENFSQARFGQAVRSCVARALAGELNFGPGRA; this is translated from the coding sequence GTGAAAGTCGCCCTCGTCCACGAGTACCTGATCAAGCAGGGCGGCTCGGAGAACGTGGTGGAGGCGCTCAAGGGGTTGTTTCCGGAGGCGCCCATCTACACCAGCTACTTCGGGGCGGCGACGATGCCCGAGCGCTGGCGCCGCTACGACGTGCGCCCGTCGTTTTTGCAAAAACTGCCCCTGGGGGGCAGCACCAGCTATCAGAGGCGGCTGCAGTATGTTTTGCCCCTGATGCCCGCCGCCTACGAGAGCTTCGACCTGCGCGAATTTGATGTGGTGATTTCCAGTTCCCACGCCTTCGCCAAAGGGGTGCTCACCCGCCAGGACGCGCTACACCTGAGTTATATCCACACGCCGACGCGCTATCTGTGGGATATGACCTGGGAGTACCAGCGCGATTTTCGGGTGCCGCTGGTGGGCGCCTTGATGCCGCTGGTGCTCAGTGCGCTGCGCACCTGGGACTTTCAGGCCGCCCAAAGGCCGGATCACCTGATGGCCAATTCCCGCTATGTCCAGCAGCGCATCGCCAAGTTTTACCGGCGGCCTTCGACGGTCATCTATCCGCCCGTGGACACCCAGTTCTTTCAGCCGGTGGCGGCTCCGAGCCTCGATTACTATCTGGCGGCGGGCCGCTTCGTGCCCTACAAGCGTCTGGATCTGGCCATCGAGGCGTTCAACCGCCTGGGGCTGCCGCTGTGGGTGGCGGGCGAAGGGCCGGATCTGGGGCGGCTGCGGGCTAAGGCGCGGCCGAACGTGGTGTTCTTGCCCTATCAACCCCCCAAGCAACTGGCGGAGTTGTTCGCCAACTGCCGGGCTTTGATCTTTCCGGGAGAAGAAGATTTCGGCATCGTGCCGGTGGAGGTGCAGGCGTGCGGCAGACCGGTGGTGGCCTACGGGCGCGGCGGGGCCACCGAGACGGTGGCCGACGGCGAAAGCGGCGTGCTCTTTGGCGAGCAGACGGTCGAAGCGCTGGTGGCGGCGGTGGAGCGCTGCGAGCAGACCCGCTGGTGGCCCGAACGCATCCGCGCTCGGGCCGAAAACTTTTCCCAGGCGCGCTTCGGTCAGGCGGTGCGCTCGTGCGTGGCGCGCGCGCTGGCGGGGGAACTTAATTTTGGCCCGGGGCGTGCCTAG
- the typA gene encoding translational GTPase TypA: protein METNRLSPAQIRNVAIIAHVDHGKTTLVDALLRQSGIFRDNEVVETCVMDSNDLERERGITILAKNTAVSYLDHLINIVDTPGHADFGGEVERVLGMVEGCLLIVDANEGPMPQTRFVLRKALEKGLKPILLVNKIDRPQADPHRAIDKVLDLFIELGADDDQIDFPVLFASGLSGYAKNDLADESKDMQPLFEAILRHVPAPVGDPTKPLQLQVTTLDYSEYLGRIVVGKIHNGSIRANETIAIVKDSGKIERGKVVKLFGFEGLSRIELTEAYAGNIVAVAGFADANIGETLTSAEHPEALPLIKVDEPTLQMTFSVNDSPFAGQEGKHVTSRKLRERLFKELETNVSLRVEETDSPDRFLVSGRGELHLGILIETMRREGYEFQVSKPRVIFRVVDGQVYEPFELLVLDVPDDAAGGCISNLGRRRAEMQNMQSFGNGRTQLEFVIPARGLMGFRTECLRLTRGEGIMSHSFLDYRSTVGEMETLRNGVLIAFEEGDATYYSLQNAEDRGIFFITPGTRVYAGMIIGENNRQQDLELNICKTKKLTNMRSAGGEELVQLKTPVIMSLERALEYINDDELVEVTPKSIRLRKLALKAARK from the coding sequence ATGGAAACCAACCGTCTGAGTCCGGCTCAGATTCGCAACGTCGCGATTATTGCCCACGTCGACCACGGCAAGACCACCCTGGTTGACGCTCTGCTCAGGCAGTCCGGGATCTTCCGGGACAACGAAGTGGTGGAAACCTGCGTGATGGACTCTAACGACCTCGAGCGCGAGCGCGGAATCACGATCCTGGCCAAGAACACGGCGGTAAGCTACCTCGACCATCTCATCAATATCGTGGACACTCCCGGCCACGCCGATTTTGGCGGCGAAGTCGAGCGGGTGCTGGGCATGGTCGAAGGTTGCCTGCTCATCGTCGACGCCAACGAAGGGCCGATGCCCCAGACGCGCTTCGTGCTCAGAAAGGCACTCGAAAAGGGTCTCAAGCCCATCTTGCTGGTCAACAAGATCGACCGGCCCCAGGCCGACCCGCACCGCGCTATCGACAAGGTGCTGGATCTGTTTATCGAACTGGGGGCCGACGACGATCAGATCGATTTTCCGGTGCTCTTTGCCTCGGGGCTGTCGGGTTACGCCAAAAACGATCTGGCCGATGAATCCAAGGACATGCAGCCTCTGTTCGAGGCCATCTTGCGCCACGTTCCGGCGCCGGTGGGCGATCCGACCAAGCCTTTGCAGCTGCAGGTAACCACTCTCGATTACTCCGAGTACCTGGGCCGCATCGTCGTGGGCAAGATCCACAACGGTTCGATCCGCGCCAACGAGACCATCGCCATCGTCAAAGACTCCGGCAAGATCGAGCGGGGCAAGGTGGTCAAACTCTTTGGTTTCGAGGGCCTCAGCCGCATCGAACTTACCGAGGCTTACGCGGGCAATATCGTGGCGGTGGCGGGCTTTGCCGACGCCAACATCGGCGAGACGCTCACCAGCGCCGAGCACCCCGAGGCGCTGCCGCTCATCAAAGTCGACGAACCGACCCTGCAGATGACCTTCTCAGTCAACGACTCGCCCTTTGCGGGCCAGGAGGGCAAGCACGTCACCTCCCGCAAGCTGCGCGAGCGCCTCTTCAAAGAGCTTGAGACCAACGTCTCGCTAAGGGTCGAGGAGACCGATTCGCCCGATCGCTTTTTGGTCTCCGGCCGCGGCGAGCTGCACCTGGGCATCTTGATTGAGACGATGCGCCGGGAGGGTTATGAGTTTCAAGTCTCCAAACCCCGAGTGATCTTCCGCGTGGTAGACGGCCAGGTCTACGAGCCGTTCGAACTATTGGTGCTCGATGTGCCCGACGACGCGGCGGGCGGCTGCATCTCCAACCTCGGCCGCCGCCGTGCCGAGATGCAGAACATGCAGAGCTTCGGCAACGGCCGCACCCAGCTCGAATTTGTGATCCCCGCTCGCGGGTTGATGGGCTTTCGCACCGAGTGCCTGCGCCTCACGCGCGGCGAAGGGATCATGAGCCACTCCTTCCTCGACTACCGCTCGACGGTGGGCGAAATGGAAACGCTCAGAAACGGTGTGCTCATCGCCTTCGAGGAAGGCGATGCGACGTACTACTCCCTGCAGAACGCCGAGGACCGGGGCATCTTCTTCATCACCCCCGGCACCCGCGTCTACGCCGGCATGATCATCGGCGAGAACAACCGCCAGCAGGATCTCGAACTGAACATCTGCAAGACCAAGAAGCTCACCAACATGCGCTCCGCCGGGGGCGAAGAACTGGTGCAGCTCAAGACGCCTGTGATTATGAGCCTGGAGCGCGCTCTTGAGTACATCAACGACGACGAACTGGTGGAAGTGACTCCCAAGTCCATCCGCCTGCGCAAGCTGGCCCTCAAAGCCGCCCGCAAGTAG